A section of the Hirschia baltica ATCC 49814 genome encodes:
- the fliF gene encoding flagellar basal-body MS-ring/collar protein FliF: MAETVSIIKKITNGGQMRIIAALMVVALVGAGLGFIMLRGGADEALLYSGLDLTESAEISGRLDQANISYTIRGDGASIFVNRDQVLDARMMLSEEGLPTRGAMGYEIFDKSEALGTTSFVQNINRVRALEGELARTISSLDNIRGSRVHLVLPERRLFERGTQTPSASVVISVAGRGMLPSQVRAIRNLIAGSVPNLEVNRITLLDDKGRLLAAGAENSENGFSGGSADERQTGIEDQIRNKVLSVVESVTGPGAARVQVAADIDFNRITQSSEIFDPEGRVIRSSTTTEDSSRESSTEPAGAVTAENNIPAGTAADGPADPTSQAETNHLQETTNYEISKTTKTEITEGGRIRKISVAVALDDVRVPGADETEATFAPRTPEEIANIKTLVRSAVGYDEARGDIVEVVNVSFMRPESSVNLAIEDPGMLGLTKNDIMRISELAALFVGAVLLIIFVLRPLVKGLMSPSAESGDSFYVGEAKLPGGSGNAAQKVTLSENLVLPGSGDGGNGQITEDDQFGLDVARISGKVNASSVKKISEVVESHPDESIQIIRAWLSEDHVGSDAA, translated from the coding sequence ATGGCTGAAACAGTTTCCATAATAAAAAAGATCACAAATGGCGGACAAATGCGCATTATTGCTGCGCTTATGGTTGTGGCGTTGGTGGGTGCTGGTCTTGGTTTCATTATGCTCCGCGGTGGGGCAGATGAAGCTCTTCTTTATTCTGGACTAGATTTAACTGAATCAGCGGAAATTTCAGGCCGCCTAGACCAAGCAAATATCAGCTACACAATTCGCGGTGATGGTGCTTCCATCTTTGTTAATCGAGACCAAGTTCTTGATGCTCGCATGATGCTTTCCGAAGAAGGTTTGCCGACGCGCGGAGCTATGGGTTATGAAATCTTTGACAAATCTGAAGCTCTGGGCACAACCAGCTTTGTTCAAAACATAAACCGTGTCCGCGCCCTTGAAGGGGAACTTGCTAGAACAATCTCCTCTTTAGACAATATTCGCGGCTCGCGCGTTCACCTTGTTCTTCCAGAAAGACGCCTATTCGAGCGCGGCACACAAACACCATCAGCATCCGTGGTTATATCTGTAGCAGGTCGAGGCATGTTGCCGTCTCAAGTGCGCGCAATAAGAAACCTAATCGCTGGATCAGTGCCCAATCTTGAAGTGAACCGCATCACGCTCCTTGACGACAAAGGCCGCCTCCTCGCTGCTGGTGCTGAAAATAGTGAGAATGGATTTTCTGGCGGGTCTGCTGACGAACGCCAAACAGGCATAGAAGATCAGATCCGCAACAAAGTGTTATCAGTTGTCGAAAGCGTCACAGGCCCAGGTGCGGCTCGTGTTCAAGTGGCTGCTGATATAGACTTCAATCGCATCACACAGAGCTCTGAAATTTTTGACCCAGAAGGACGAGTTATCCGCTCATCCACAACAACTGAGGATTCTTCACGCGAGTCTTCAACTGAGCCTGCTGGTGCTGTGACAGCTGAAAACAACATTCCTGCTGGCACGGCTGCGGACGGACCTGCCGATCCAACATCACAAGCAGAAACAAACCATTTGCAAGAGACTACAAATTACGAAATCTCAAAAACCACAAAAACAGAAATCACTGAAGGTGGGCGTATTCGTAAGATTTCAGTTGCTGTTGCATTGGATGATGTACGTGTTCCCGGAGCTGATGAAACTGAAGCAACATTTGCACCGCGCACCCCAGAAGAAATTGCAAACATAAAAACACTCGTGAGATCTGCTGTTGGGTATGACGAAGCGCGCGGTGACATTGTTGAAGTCGTCAATGTATCATTCATGCGCCCTGAATCTTCGGTCAATCTTGCGATTGAAGATCCCGGTATGTTGGGCCTAACTAAAAATGACATCATGCGCATTTCTGAATTAGCAGCCCTATTTGTAGGTGCCGTGCTGCTCATCATCTTTGTCTTACGTCCTCTCGTAAAAGGCTTGATGAGCCCGTCCGCGGAAAGCGGAGATTCTTTCTATGTCGGAGAAGCAAAACTCCCGGGTGGATCAGGAAATGCTGCTCAGAAGGTAACCTTATCAGAAAACCTCGTTCTCCCCGGATCTGGAGATGGCGGCAACGGCCAAATTACAGAGGATGACCAATTTGGCCTAGATGTCGCGCGCATTAGC